From the genome of Helicobacter pylori:
TAGTTTTAGGCATCAGCGGGGCGAGCGGGATACCCCTAGCCTTGCGGTTTTTAGAAAAATTACCCAAAGAAATTGAAGTTTTTGTCGTGGCGTCTAAGAACGCGCATGTCGTGGCGTTAGAAGAATCTAATATCAATCTTAAAAACGCCATGAAAGATTTACGGCCTAGCGCGACTTTTTTCAACGAGCAAGACATTCATGCAAGCATCGCTTCAGGGAGTTATGGTATCCATAAAATGGCGATCATTCCAGCGAGCATGGACATGGTGGCTAAAATCGCGCATGGCTTTGGAGGGGATTTGATCTCTAGGAGCGCCTCTGTGATGCTTAAAGAAAAGCGTCCCTTACTCATTGCCCCTAGAGAAATGCCTTTAAGCGCTATCATGTTGGAAAATTTGCTCAAACTCGCCCATTCTAATGCGATCATCGCGCCGCCTGTGATGACTTATTACACCCAGAGCAAGACTTTAGAAGCGATGCAAGATTTTTTAGTGGGGAAGTGGTTTGACAGCTTAGGGATAGAAAATGACTTATACCCACGATGGGGAATGAACTGATGCAAAAAATCGGCATTTACCCAGGCACTTTTGATCCGGTCACTAACGGGCATATAGACATCATCCACCGCTCTAGCGAATTGTTTGAAAAGCTCATTGTCGCTGTGGCGCACTCAAGCGCTAAAAACCCCATGTTTAGTTTAGATGAGCGTTTAAAAATGATGCAACTGGCCACTAAAAATTTTAAAAATGTAGAATGCGTTGCGTTTGAAGGGCTATTAGCTAATTTGGCTAAAGAATACCATTGTAAGGTGTTAGTTAGGGGCTTAAGGGTGGTGAGCGATTTTGAATACGAATTGCAAATGGGTTATGCGAACAAATCCTTAAACCACGAATTAGAAACCTTGTATTTCATGCCCACTTTACAAAACGCTTTCATCAGCTCTTCTATCGTGCGATCCATTATCGCGCATAAGGGCGATGCGAGCCATTTAGTGCCTAAAGAAATTTATCCTTTGATTTCAAAGGTTTAAAATGTATGTGGTGTTAGAAGGCGTTGATGGCGCGGGCAAAAGTACTCAAGTAGGATTATTAAAAAACAGGTTTAAAAACGCCCTTTTTACCAAAGAGCCAGGGGGGACAAAAATAGGCGAGAGTTTAAGGCGTATCGCTTTGAATGAAAATATCAGTGAATTAGCCCGAGCGTTTTTATTTTTAAGCGATAGGGCTGAGCATACAGAAAGCGTGATCAAACCGGCATTGAAAGAAAAAAAACTCATTATTAGCGACAGGAGTTTGATCTCTGGCATGGCTTATAGCGAGTTTTCAAGCCTAGAATTAAACCTGCTTGCCACTCAAAGCATCTTGCCTGAAAAAATCGTTCTTTTACTCATAGACAAAGAGGGCTTAAAACAGCGCTTAAGCCTTAAAAGTTTAGACAAAATAGAAAACCAAGGCGCAGAAAAATTACTTCATATCCAGCAAAAGATCAAAACCCACGCTTATGCGTTAAAAGAAAAATTCGGGTGCGAAGTTTTGGAACTAAACGCCAAAGAAAGCGTTAAAAACTTGCACGAGAAAATCGCCGTCTTTATAGAATGCGTTGTTTAACCTGTTTGAAGCTTTCTTTTAAGCCTCTTTGCCCAAATTGCTTAAACGATCTGCCCTTAAGCTTAAAAGTAAGGGTTTTAGAGGGCGTGAGCGTGTATAGTTTTTACGCTTATAGCGAAATAGAAGAACTTATTAAAAGCAAATACGCGCTGATTGGCTCTCGCATTTTGCCCTTGCTTTCTCAAAAAGCCGGCGCGGAATTTGTGAAAATCCTAAAAGAAAAAGGCTTGACTACCCCCCTTTATGGCATCGCCATTGATGATAAAATCAAATCCTTTTACTCGCATTCAGCCGCGCTTTTAAAAGGCTTTTGTCAAGGCAATTTAAAGCCCACTTACGGGCGTTTAAGGGCTAATAATACTATTTCGTATGCCGGGAAAAGCTTAGAATTTCGCGCCAATAACCCACGGGATTTCACCTTCAAAGGCGATGAAACTTTAGATTATTTTTTATTAGATGATATTATCACCACCGGCACCACCCTAAAAGAAGCCCTAAAATACCTTAAAACCCTAAACACAAAAGCACACTTTGCAATCGCTCTTTGCAGCGCGGATGAATGAGTTATAATTTTAATTTTTAAAAGGATAAAACCATGCAAGCTTTTCGGTTAGAAGATGATGTTGATGACTATGTTAAAAAAGAATTGACAAAATTAGGGCTTATGAAAAATAAGGATTTTAATGTTAAAAGCCAAATGAGTCCTAGCCTTAAAAACGCCCTTTTGAATGCGAGTAAGACTAAAGATAAAACTTCTTATGGCGAGCCAGATTTCAGTTTAGAAAAATACACGCACCCTAAAAATAAAGAGAGCGTTATCCCTATCATCATAGAAAACAAACTCTACGCTAAAAATTTAAAAAAGCTCAAAAACAGCGTATTGCAAAACGATGATCATTCCATTTCAAAATGCGCCGTGAATGGGGCTTTACACTACGCTCAAAATATCCTAAGAAACAAAGAAAAGTATAAAGAATGTATCGCTATAGGCATAGCCGGCGATGATGAAGAAAACCTTTTGATAGAAGTGTATTATGTTTTTGCGAGCGGGATCAATTCGCACAAACTCACTAACGCTAAAAACCTGCATTTTTTAGAAAATCAAGAATCGTTTAACGCTTTTTATAAAGAATGCACGCTCACTGAAGAAGAAAAACATTTTATCTTAATCAAAACCAAAGCCGATCTAAACGAAACCGCTAAAAAACTCAACCGCCTTATGCATAACCACAACATCACAGCGCCTCAGCGCGTGCTATATGTGAGCGGCATGCTTTTATCCATGCAAGAAATTAAGGGCAAAAAAGAGGGCTTAAAACCAAGCGATTTAAAAGGCGAATTGACCGATACTAGCCGTGATGGTGTTTTAGTGTTTAACCAAATTAGCGAATTTTTGAAAACCAAAAACTTGAGCGAAGAAAAACGAGAACTAATGCTCGCTAGTTTTAAAGAAATCAGTAAAGATCCGCAGCGCGATAAAGAAACGAGCCTGGATAAAGCCATAAGCATGCTTTTAGAAAAAGATGAAAGCATCACTAAGCAAATTTTTACCTTTCTTTATGAGTTTGTCCATAAGCCCATTAATGAAAGCGACAATACCGGTCATTTAGACATCATGGGCGAACTTTATAGCGAATTTTTAAAATACGCTTTAGGGGATGGTAAGGAATTAGGCATTGTTTTAACCCCGCCTTATGTAACTAAAATGATGAGCGAGCTTTTAGGGGTTAATGCGAAATCCTTTGTGATGGATTTAGCTGCAGGGAGTGCGGGCTTTTTAATTTCTTCTATGGTGCTAATGATTGAAGACATTGAAAAAACCTATGGTAAAAACACCACTAAAGCGAACGAAAAAATCAAAGCCATGAAAACCACGCAACTTTTAGGCGTGGAGCTTAACGCTGAAATGTTTTCTCTAGCCACCACTAACATGATTTTAAGAGGCGATGGATCAAGTTTAATCATCAAAGGCAACACTTTTGAAACCAGTAAAAAGATTTATGAAGATTTTAAGCCCAATATCCTTTTATTAAACCCTCCTTTCAGCTACGAAGAAAACGGCATGCCTTTTATCAAGTTCGGGTTAGAGCATATGCAAAAAGGCGGTTTAGGCGCGATCATTATCCAAGATAGCGCAGGGAGCGGGCAAGCGTTAAAATCCAATGTTGAAATTTTAAAAAAGCATTCGCTTTTAGCGAGCATTAAAATGCCCACCGATTTATTCATGCCTCAAGCCGGGGTGCAAACAAGCGTCTATATTTTTAAAGCCCATGAGCCGCACGACTATGAAAAACCCGTTAAATTCATAGACTTTAGAAACGATGGTTTCAAGCGCACCAAAAGAGGCTTAAATGAAACCTCTAACCCCACCAAACGCTACGAAGAAATCATTAAAATTTACAAAGCCGGCTTAAACGCTAAAGTCTCTAAAGAGCTGTGGGGTGCTTTAGAAACGATCTATATTGAAGACTTTATCGCCAAGCCGCGCGAAAACAAGCATGCTAAAGACTTTAATTTTGAAGCCCACCAAAAGAATGACACTAAACCCGAATTAGAGGATTTTAAAAGAACGATAGCCGATTACCTTTCTTATGAAGTGGGCTTGATTTTAAAAAACCAAACGCCCCCAAAGTGATTGGCCCCCTTAGTAGCCAGCTCAACGCTATTAAGTGGGGCGAGTTCAAATTGGGGGATTTGTTTGAGATCTACACTGGCTCTTTATTAAGCCAAGAGGATTTAGCAAAAGGTGATATTGTCCGCATATCAGTTAAAAGTGATAATAATGGCGTTTATGGTCATTTTGACACCTTAAAAAATAAGAAAGCAAGGCATTTTGAAAATTTTATCAGCGTAAATTTTTTTGGCAATTGTTTTTATCACCCTTATTTGGCAAGCGTAGAGATGAAAGTCCATGTCTTAAAATTAAAAAATCGTACTCTTACAAAACGGATAGGATTATTTCTTGCCAATCAACTTAATAAGTGTTTTTATGGTCAATTTACCTATGGAACACAATTATCTAGCTCTAAATTAAAACATAATAATTTTAAAATCCAACTACCCCTAAAACCCACCGCTAAAACTCAAACCCTTAAGGATATTGATTTCAATTTCATGGAAAAATTCATAGCCGAACTTGAGCAGTGTCGGCTCGCCGAACTTGAGGCTTATTTAAAAGCTACAGGGCTATCAAACACCACCCTTTCTAACGATGAAGAAAACGCCCTTAACCTTTTTGACGGCAAAAATTCTGGGGGGGGGGGGGTAATACCCCATGCGGCTTAACATGGCAAAGCTTCAAATTAGGGGATTTGTTTGAAGTGTTGCCATATAAAAAACGCTTTGATGCTAATAAGGTTAATATTTACGCTAGCAAAACTAAAGATACTTACCCTTATGTTGTGCGCACAAGCATAAATAATGGCATAAGGGGTTATTTAAAAGAAAATACAAATTTTTTAAATGCGGGAAACACTATATCTTTTGGGCAAGACACTGCTACAATGTTTTATCAAGAAAAGCCTTATTTCACAGGGGATAAAATCAAAATTCTACGATGCAAAAATCCTAATTTTAATAAGATAAATGCTTTATTTTTTATCACAAGTTTAACAAAGGCTTTTAGAAATTTTTCATGGGGGAGTGCGAGTTTTAGTGTTAGCATAATAGAAAATCAAAATATTTCACTCCCCACCAACCAACATGGCAAAATAGATTTCAATTTCATGTGCACCCTTATAAACGCTCTAATGAAACAAACCATTCAAGGCGTGGTCCAATACAGCAGCGCTAAAATACAGGCCACAAAAGAAGCCATCAGCCAAGAAACGCCAACCCAAAAAGACTCGTTATTTTGAAATGGATGAGGTCAAGCTTGTGTTACAATAAACTTAAAATTTGCTTGATTGAAGAGGGTTGATGCATGGAAGAGCCAGTCATTAAAGAGGGGACTTTAGCGTTAATTGACACTTTTGCGTATTTGTTTAGAAGCTATTACATGAGCACTAAAAATAAGCCTTTAACCAATGATAAGGGCTTTCCTACAGGGCTTTTAACGGGGCTTGTGGGCATGGTTAAAAAATTTTATAAAGATAGAAAAAACATGCCTTTTATCGTGTTCGCTCTAGAAAGCCAGACTAAAACTAAAAGGGCTGAAAAGTTAGGCGAATACAAACAAAATCGTAAAGACGCCCCTAAAGAGATGCTTTTACAAATCCCTATCGCCTTAGAATGGTTGCAAAAAATGGGTTTTGTTTGCGTGGAGGTGAGCGGGTTTGAAGCGGATGATGTCATCGCAAGCCTGGCTACGCTAAGCCCTTATAAAACCCGCATTTATTCTAAAGATAAGGATTTTAACCAGCTTTTGAGCGATAAAATCGCGCTTTTTGATGGCAAAACGGAGTTTTTGGCGAAAGATTGCGTGGAAAAATACGGGATTTTGCCGAGTCAATTCACGGATTATCAGGGCATTGTGGGGGATAGTAGCGATAATTACAAGGGGGTTAAAGGCATTGGGAGCAAGAACGCTAAGGAATTGTTGCAGCGATTAGGGAGTTTGGAAAAAATCTATGAAAATTTAGACTTGGCGAAAAATTTACTCAGCCCTAAAATGTATCAAGCCCTTATACAAGACAAAGGAAGCGCGTTTTTAAGCAAAGAGTTAGCCACTTTAGAAAGAGGATGCATTAAAGAATTTGATTTTTTAAGTTGCGCTTTTCCTAGCGAAAACCCTTTATTGAAAATCAAAGATGAATTGAAAGAATATGGTTTTATTTCTACTTTAAGGGATTTAGAAAATTCCCCTACGCCTTTAATTTTAGACAACGCACCCCTATCAGACAACACGCCCGCATCAGACAACGCCCCTAAAAAATCACGCATGATCGTTTTAGAAAACACCGCGCCTTTGAGCGCGTTTTTAGAAAGATTAAAAAAAACTAATGCAAGGATTTTTATGCGTTTGGTGCTAGATAAAGAAAAAAAAGTTCTAGCCCTAGCGTTTTTATATGAAGATCAAGGCTATTTTTTACCTTTAGAAGAGGCGTTATTTTCGCCATTTTCTTTAGAGTTTTTGCAAAACGCTTTTTTTAAAATGTTACAGCATGCGTGCATCATTGGGCATGATTTAAAACCCTTATTAAGCTTTTTAAAAGCCAAATACCAGGTGTCTTTAGAAAACATTCGCATCCAAGACACTCAAATTTTAGCGTTTTTAAAAAATCCGGAAAAAGTGGGGTTTGATGAAGTTTTAAAGCAATATTTAAAAGAAGAATGGATTCCGCATGA
Proteins encoded in this window:
- a CDS encoding restriction endonuclease subunit S, with the translated sequence MIGPLSSQLNAIKWGEFKLGDLFEIYTGSLLSQEDLAKGDIVRISVKSDNNGVYGHFDTLKNKKARHFENFISVNFFGNCFYHPYLASVEMKVHVLKLKNRTLTKRIGLFLANQLNKCFYGQFTYGTQLSSSKLKHNNFKIQLPLKPTAKTQTLKDIDFNFMEKFIAELEQCRLAELEAYLKATGLSNTTLSNDEENALNLFDGKNSGGGGVIPHAA
- a CDS encoding class I SAM-dependent DNA methyltransferase, which produces MQAFRLEDDVDDYVKKELTKLGLMKNKDFNVKSQMSPSLKNALLNASKTKDKTSYGEPDFSLEKYTHPKNKESVIPIIIENKLYAKNLKKLKNSVLQNDDHSISKCAVNGALHYAQNILRNKEKYKECIAIGIAGDDEENLLIEVYYVFASGINSHKLTNAKNLHFLENQESFNAFYKECTLTEEEKHFILIKTKADLNETAKKLNRLMHNHNITAPQRVLYVSGMLLSMQEIKGKKEGLKPSDLKGELTDTSRDGVLVFNQISEFLKTKNLSEEKRELMLASFKEISKDPQRDKETSLDKAISMLLEKDESITKQIFTFLYEFVHKPINESDNTGHLDIMGELYSEFLKYALGDGKELGIVLTPPYVTKMMSELLGVNAKSFVMDLAAGSAGFLISSMVLMIEDIEKTYGKNTTKANEKIKAMKTTQLLGVELNAEMFSLATTNMILRGDGSSLIIKGNTFETSKKIYEDFKPNILLLNPPFSYEENGMPFIKFGLEHMQKGGLGAIIIQDSAGSGQALKSNVEILKKHSLLASIKMPTDLFMPQAGVQTSVYIFKAHEPHDYEKPVKFIDFRNDGFKRTKRGLNETSNPTKRYEEIIKIYKAGLNAKVSKELWGALETIYIEDFIAKPRENKHAKDFNFEAHQKNDTKPELEDFKRTIADYLSYEVGLILKNQTPPK
- the tmk gene encoding dTMP kinase; the encoded protein is MYVVLEGVDGAGKSTQVGLLKNRFKNALFTKEPGGTKIGESLRRIALNENISELARAFLFLSDRAEHTESVIKPALKEKKLIISDRSLISGMAYSEFSSLELNLLATQSILPEKIVLLLIDKEGLKQRLSLKSLDKIENQGAEKLLHIQQKIKTHAYALKEKFGCEVLELNAKESVKNLHEKIAVFIECVV
- a CDS encoding UbiX family flavin prenyltransferase; the protein is MKLVLGISGASGIPLALRFLEKLPKEIEVFVVASKNAHVVALEESNINLKNAMKDLRPSATFFNEQDIHASIASGSYGIHKMAIIPASMDMVAKIAHGFGGDLISRSASVMLKEKRPLLIAPREMPLSAIMLENLLKLAHSNAIIAPPVMTYYTQSKTLEAMQDFLVGKWFDSLGIENDLYPRWGMN
- the coaD gene encoding pantetheine-phosphate adenylyltransferase, which codes for MQKIGIYPGTFDPVTNGHIDIIHRSSELFEKLIVAVAHSSAKNPMFSLDERLKMMQLATKNFKNVECVAFEGLLANLAKEYHCKVLVRGLRVVSDFEYELQMGYANKSLNHELETLYFMPTLQNAFISSSIVRSIIAHKGDASHLVPKEIYPLISKV
- the polA gene encoding DNA polymerase I, encoding MEEPVIKEGTLALIDTFAYLFRSYYMSTKNKPLTNDKGFPTGLLTGLVGMVKKFYKDRKNMPFIVFALESQTKTKRAEKLGEYKQNRKDAPKEMLLQIPIALEWLQKMGFVCVEVSGFEADDVIASLATLSPYKTRIYSKDKDFNQLLSDKIALFDGKTEFLAKDCVEKYGILPSQFTDYQGIVGDSSDNYKGVKGIGSKNAKELLQRLGSLEKIYENLDLAKNLLSPKMYQALIQDKGSAFLSKELATLERGCIKEFDFLSCAFPSENPLLKIKDELKEYGFISTLRDLENSPTPLILDNAPLSDNTPASDNAPKKSRMIVLENTAPLSAFLERLKKTNARIFMRLVLDKEKKVLALAFLYEDQGYFLPLEEALFSPFSLEFLQNAFFKMLQHACIIGHDLKPLLSFLKAKYQVSLENIRIQDTQILAFLKNPEKVGFDEVLKQYLKEEWIPHEKIKDFKTKSKAEKLEQLDMELNALKRLCEYFEKGGLEEGLLALAREVETPFVKVLMGMEFQGFKIDAPYFKRLEQEFKNELHVLERQILDLIGVDFNLNSPKQLSEILYEKLELPKNKSHSTDEKSLLKILDKHPSIALILEYRELNKLFNTYTTPLLRLKDKDDKIHTTFIQTGTATGRLSSHSPNLQNIPVRSPKGLLIRKGFIASSKEYCLLGVDYSQIELRLLAHFSQDKDLMDAFLKGRDIHLETSKALFGGDLAKEKRSIAKSINFGLVYGMGSKKLSETLNIPLNEAKSYIEAYFKRFPSIKDYLNRMKEEILKTSKAFTLLGRYRVFDFTGANDYVKGNYLREGVNAIFQGSASDLLKLGMLKVSERFKNNPSVRLLLQVHDELIFEIEEKNAPELQQEIQRILNDEVYPLRVPLETSAFVANRWNELKG
- a CDS encoding restriction endonuclease subunit S, with product MLPYKKRFDANKVNIYASKTKDTYPYVVRTSINNGIRGYLKENTNFLNAGNTISFGQDTATMFYQEKPYFTGDKIKILRCKNPNFNKINALFFITSLTKAFRNFSWGSASFSVSIIENQNISLPTNQHGKIDFNFMCTLINALMKQTIQGVVQYSSAKIQATKEAISQETPTQKDSLF
- a CDS encoding ComF family protein, whose translation is MRCLTCLKLSFKPLCPNCLNDLPLSLKVRVLEGVSVYSFYAYSEIEELIKSKYALIGSRILPLLSQKAGAEFVKILKEKGLTTPLYGIAIDDKIKSFYSHSAALLKGFCQGNLKPTYGRLRANNTISYAGKSLEFRANNPRDFTFKGDETLDYFLLDDIITTGTTLKEALKYLKTLNTKAHFAIALCSADE